A single genomic interval of uncultured Sunxiuqinia sp. harbors:
- a CDS encoding iron hydrogenase small subunit gives MACPGACLGGGGQPIPTSPEIRQKRTEAIYAEDKNMPLRKSHENPEVLKIYQDYLGEPLGAKSHLLLHSKYTPRDRF, from the coding sequence ATGGCTTGCCCGGGAGCATGCCTGGGAGGCGGAGGACAGCCGATTCCTACAAGCCCCGAGATCAGGCAAAAAAGGACCGAAGCAATTTATGCCGAAGATAAAAATATGCCCCTGCGAAAGTCTCACGAAAATCCTGAAGTACTTAAAATTTATCAAGACTATCTGGGCGAACCACTGGGAGCAAAATCTCATCTTTTATTACACTCGAAGTATACTCCAAGAGATCGCTTTTAA
- a CDS encoding methylated-DNA--[protein]-cysteine S-methyltransferase, whose protein sequence is MPSITYISPIGLLQINSSENAISRIHFTEHEVNTTDFCPKLKKLITEQFDEYFAGRLFQFDLPIQPSGTEFQRRVWKQLEAIEYGRQITYGELADLLCDKNLVRAVGGANAKNPLSIVVPCHRVIGRNNKLVGYAGGIWRKKWLLRHEMENANYKETLF, encoded by the coding sequence ATGCCATCTATTACATACATATCTCCAATTGGATTGCTGCAGATTAATTCATCAGAAAACGCTATCTCTCGAATTCATTTTACGGAACACGAAGTCAATACAACCGATTTCTGTCCCAAACTAAAAAAGCTAATCACTGAGCAATTTGACGAGTATTTTGCAGGTCGTTTATTTCAATTCGATTTACCAATTCAACCATCGGGAACTGAATTTCAACGAAGAGTTTGGAAACAATTGGAAGCAATTGAGTACGGAAGACAAATTACCTATGGCGAGTTGGCTGACTTACTTTGCGATAAAAATCTGGTGCGAGCCGTAGGAGGAGCAAATGCCAAAAATCCGCTTTCAATCGTTGTTCCTTGCCATCGGGTAATTGGCCGCAATAACAAACTTGTGGGTTATGCCGGGGGAATTTGGCGAAAAAAGTGGTTGCTGCGTCACGAAATGGAGAATGCCAATTATAAAGAGACCTT